The Miscanthus floridulus cultivar M001 chromosome 7, ASM1932011v1, whole genome shotgun sequence genome includes a region encoding these proteins:
- the LOC136464462 gene encoding transcription termination factor MTERF4, chloroplastic-like: MLRLGGHLLSAVRAASPLPAASSLPLHRFFLYSTTNTTPSSQFVVEDYLTTSCGLTPEQAGRASRYLPSLKSPDNPDAVRAFLAGIGVSKAEVAAAISRDPRFLCHKVDITLSPRIAQLRDVGLSPPQISRLISVAPTILVLPGLIPRLAFYLSFLGSYDNLHTALRRSMYLLTQNLERVVKPNMAFLRQSGLTDSDIAKILLATPSMLALELGRVKEILECADLFGVPRDSAMFKHALMSIRNISPRKISARSDFLKKTIGCSQAELGAAVRKWPNVLNFSEGRLSRVVDFLKTKVGLEPEYIVRRPAVLTYSLPRRLMPRHYVLKALKVKGLVEKDVDFYTAVALTEKKFIKRFIDPCKNSAPGLADTYAAACAGQVPPVIQP, encoded by the coding sequence ATGCTCCGCCTCGGAGGCCACCTCCTTTCCGCTGTCCGCGCCGCCTCGCCTCTCCCCGCCGCATCCTCCCTCCCCCTCCACCGTTTCTTTCTCTACAGCACCACCAACACCACTCCCTCCTCTCAGTTCGTCGTCGAGGACTACCTCACCACCAGCTGCGGCCTGACGCCAGAGCAGGCCGGCAGGGCCTCTAGGTACCTGCCCAGTCTCAAGTCGCCAGACAATCCTGACGCCGTCCGGGCCTTCCTCGCCGGAATCGGCGTCTCCAAAGCCGAGGTCGCCGCCGCAATCTCCAGGGACCCGCGGTTCCTCTGCCACAAGGTGGACATAACCCTATCCCCCCGCATCGCCCAGCTCCGCGACGTCGGCCTTTCCCCACCCCAGATCTCCCGCCTCATTTCCGTCGCCCCCACCATCTTAGTCTTGCCCGGCTTGATCCCCCGGCTCGCATTCTACCTCTCTTTCTTGGGCTCCTACGACAATTTGCACACCGCCCTCAGGAGGAGCATGTACCTGCTCACTCAAAATCTCGAGCGTGTTGTCAAACCCAATATGGCATTCCTGCGACAGTCTGGCCTAACTGATTCTGATATTGCCAAGATCCTTTTGGCCACCCCGAGCATGCTCGCATTGGAGCTAGGCCGTGTCAAGGAAATTTTGGAGTGTGCCGACTTGTTTGGTGTGCCACGCGATTCTGCGATGTTCAAGCACGCCCTCATGTCCATCCGCAATATTAGCCCTCGGAAGATCAGTGCAAGGTCAGATTTCTTGAAGAAGACTATTGGATGCTCTCAGGCTGAGCTGGGCGCTGCTGTGCGTAAGTGGCCAAACGTTCTGAATTTTTCAGAGGGCAGGCTGAGTCGCGTGGTGGATTTTCTGAAGACGAAGGTTGGTCTGGAGCCCGAGTACATTGTGCGTAGGCCAGCAGTGCTCACCTATAGCTTGCCAAGGCGTCTTATGCCCCGGCATTATGTCCTAAAAGCTCTTAAGGTGAAGGGCTTGGTTGAGAAAGATGTTGACTTTTACACAGCCGTTGCTCTGACTGAGAAAAAGTTTATCAAGAGGTTTATTGATCCTTGCAAGAACAGCGCTCCAGGGCTTGCAGATACTTATGCTGCTGCTTGTGCAGGCCAGGTTCCTCCTGTAATCCAACCATGA
- the LOC136464461 gene encoding uncharacterized protein produces the protein MLLLPGRPVLPSPALPYSPSPSPSRFRPLPCTSNAPTSASTAASADATAPSSFSVEDYLVNRCNLYPNVAARVAPELSAIRSSSKPDTVLAFLADALELSPPLIAVAVARDPTILTCSVPRTLAPRADELRALGFTTYQMGLIVVRCGAAAFRSRALVPSVQFWLPYLRGRVDKLVAALKGNPGLLTADLRTVKSTIALLQEEGTLTDGDVGWFAISYCSKLLVASPDEVDTVLARADEFGVPRKTRAFKDAIIAAFSATPERLAWKAAFFRDELGWTEAQVKTAAAKMPTLLTVSAERIRRNWEFLTTEVGMDAERVASFPALLRYDLEGRLVPRFQVMRVLQARRLWRGRDFNNIAAITEEDFVAKFIRPFLVKVPNLAKIYEAAVIEKEEQ, from the coding sequence ATGCTCCTCCTCCCGGGGCGTCCAGTCCTCCCCTCGCCGGCGCTGCCATACTCCCCCTCGCCGTCCCCATCCCGTTTCCGCCCCCTCCCCTGCACCAGCAACGCCCCCACCTCGGCTTCCACCGCCGCGTCCGCCGACGCCACCGCCCCCTCGTCCTTCTCCGTCGAAGACTACCTCGTGAACAGGTGCAACCTCTACCCCAACGTGGCCGCGCGAGTGGCGCCGGAGCTCTCCGCCATCAGGTCTTCCTCGAAGCCCGACACCGTGCTCGCCTTCCTCGCCGACGCGCTCGAGCTCTCCCCGCCGCTCATTGCCGTCGCAGTGGCCCGCGACCCGACGATACTCACCTGCAGCGTGCCAAGGACGCTCGCGCCGCGCGCGGACGAGCTCCGCGCGCTCGGGTTCACCACGTACCAGATGGGCCTTATCGTCGTGCGCTGCGGCGCGGCCGCGTTCCGCTCACGCGCGCTCGTCCCCAGTGTCCAGTTCTGGCTCCCGTATCTGCGTGGTCGCGTCGACAAGCTAGTCGCCGCGCTCAAGGGCAACCCGGGCCTCCTCACCGCCGACCTCCGGACGGTCAAGTCCACCATCGCGCTGCTCCAAGAGGAAGGCACCCTCACGGATGGCGACGTCGGCTGGTTCGCCATATCCTACTGCTCCAAGCTGCTTGTCGCGAGCCCGGACGAGGTCGATACCGTTCTGGCCCGCGCCGACGAGTTCGGCGTGCCGCGCAAGACGCGGGCGTTCAAGGACGCGATCATCGCGGCATTCAGCGCCACTCCGGAGCGGCTGGCCTGGAAGGCCGCATTCTTCAGGGACGAGCTCGGGTGGACGGAGGCGCAGGTGAAGACGGCGGCTGCGAAGATGCCGACGCTGCTGACGGTCTCCGCTGAGCGGATCCGGAGGAACTGGGAGTTCCTGACCACGGAGGTCGGGATGGACGCGGAGcgcgtcgccagcttcccggcgCTGCTGAGGTACGACCTGGAGGGGCGGCTCGTGCCGCGGTTCCAGGTGATGAGGGTGCTGCAGGCGCGGCGGCTGTGGCGCGGCAGGGACTTCAACAACATTGCGGCCATCACGGAGGAGGATTTCGTGGCCAAGTTCATCAGGCCGTTTCTTGTCAAAGTCCCAAACTTGGCCAAGATCTACGAGGCCGCCGTTATCGAGAAGGAAGAACAGTAG